CATCGAGGCGATCGCTGGGCCGCAGCCGCGCCACCTGTAAGCCCGAATATTGTTCTAAATGGATATAGGCAAAGCTAGCCACCGCTCGGGAAATACCCCACGACTCTCGCAGGACGGCCGCCCACTTATCTAGGCTGAGGGGCGAGCGATCGCCCAGCCAACTGTTGACCCGCCGTCGAATTCGTAGGTCAGGACTGAGAGCTTGATAGGTGGAAACATTGCGAACTAGATTTCTGAACTTTTGCCACATAACCGGAAGGAAGCCTCGCGCTATGCCGGACCCTTTCCTTCAGTGTGCCCAAATTGTCATAGAACTCTCAAATCAGCGCCCTGTATCTTGTCTACCCCTTGATGACCTATACATGAACCGTCCATAACGTACGCCCTCCTCCTGATCGGTGTTGGGCGTAGCGATTGGTAAGCCTTTCGACATCGCTCCTATGCTCCAATCCTGATGAAAAGAGGGTTGAGCGGAGTCGAAACCCGGCCGCTTCATTGAATTGAGTCTACCCGCTGACTAGCATGTCGAGCTTTTCGAACTACGCCAATTCCGAAAGCTCCACCACATTGCCATCGGGATCATAGGTGAACAACGCTGCCCGTCCCGAAGCACTGCGCTGCACCGGATAGCCTCGCGCCGTCAGATGGGCCGCTGCCTCATCCACACTGGCGACCGCAAAGGCTACATGGCGATTGCGTCCCCATTTTTGGCGATTATGCAGTCCATTAGGCACTTGCTCATCCACCATCAAATGCACCTGATATTCACCTAATTGATACCAAGCTCCTGGGTAGTTGAGCGATCGCTCCACCTTAGACAAGCCCAAGATATCACCGTAAAACTGCTCTGCCTGCGCTAAATCAGAGACCAATACAGCGGTGTGTAACGGTTTCAGAATGGTAATGCCCATACACAGTCCCCCATCAACAATACAGATTCCCGATCGTCCCTCAAGGTTAGGCGTAACCTCTTAATTCAGAAAATTTGAGCTTTATTTGATACAAGCCATCCCCGTAGATGCTCGGAATACCCAGTGGTATGAGGAGCGATCGCACCCCAGAGTTGCGGATCCTACGCTAGCGATCGCCCAAGGAGAGTGGCACACTAGACAACAATACAAAATTCACGAATTGTCTAGAACTATTTGTCAGAACTATGAGCCTAAACTCAGTATCCCTAGTCGGACGGGTCGGTGGAGATCCAGACGTGAAGTATTTTGAATCCGGTAGCGTGGTCTGCAATCTGACCTTGGCCGTCGATCGCCGTCGCCGCAATTCGGATGACCCCGACTGGTTTAGCCTAGAGATGTGGGGCAAAACTGCTGAAGTCGCTGCCAACTATGTGCGCAAGGGCAAGCTAATTGGCATTACCGGCACCCTTAAGTTCGATCACTGGACGGATCGAGCGACTGGCATGCCCCGCTCTCGTCCCGTCATCCGGGTCGATCGCCTAGAACTACTCGGCTCTAAGCGAGACGAGGCGGCCATGGGTGGCGGTGCTGGACAGAGCTACGACGAATTCTAGGAAGCCGGCTTACTTGAATCCGATTGGGCTGGATTTAGATTGGATCTAACTAGATTGGATTTAAATGGAGCTAAGGAGATTCGAACTCCTGACCCCCTCAATGCCATTGAGGTGCGCTACCAACTGCGCTATAGCCCCGTTTTGTGCATCTCCCATGATGCAGTGAAGCATGAGGATTCGTCAAGCCCTAACGCCAAAAAAATCCGTCAACCCTCCTGTAAGCTCCCATTTCCGTGCGATCGCCTCTGATTTGTCCCCCCGATTCGCGGTAAATTCTTCGAGTACCCTGTTTTTGAGCGATCGCACGTCTTAGCCTATGACTTCCTCGTTACCCGACCAGCCCAATCCATCCATCGATGGCTCGGCTCCCACCCCCGAAGACTTGCAGACCCTCATCACTGCCCTGCGCCGCAAGGAAGGAACCTGGGTGCTGTGGGGGCAATGGTGCCAAACCCTGCAAAAGGCAGGGCGATCGCCCCAGCAAATTTTTGAAGAAACTGGCTTCGAACCAGCCCAGCAAAATCAGATTATCGTTGCCGCCCAAGTCTATGGCTCCATGGTAGACGTTGGCATCTCGCCGGAGGTGCAGGTCTATTTTGAGCAGCGGGGCAGCGATAGCCTCTACGAATTTCGCATCTTGAGCCAGGAAGACCGGGCCGCCGCCGCCACCCTAGTGCTCCAGCGCGGCATCGACTCGGAAGGATCGCGCGATGTAGCCAAAGCAATCAAGGAATTTTCTCGGTTTTCAACCCTACCCAATGGCTTTTCCACCAAAGCCGGAGACGCCGTTGCCTACAGCTACTACAAGCTAGCCCGCCAGCAGCCAGACTTAGCGGAGCGATCGCGCCTGATTGCTCAAGCCTTGCGGTTCGCTGACACCGATGATGCCCGCCAGCAGATTCAGGAGCTGTTGATGGAAGGGGTGCAGATGCGATCGCGCTCCGCTCCCTTAATTTCGGTCTATCGCCTAGAAGAGGACGATGAACTACCTCGGGTGCTCCCCGTCGCTGGACGGATGCCCCTCACCTTAGACGACTGGAAAGCGGTGCCCATTGTTGAAGCCGAGGGTAGCTTCCGCGTAGTGCCCTTCAACGGAAGCGGTGCCTGGGTTGCCTTGCCTGGCTGGTCAGTGGTGCTCCATGCCGATGATCCGGTTGCCATCCTAGCCCAGAGTGATCAACTACCACCGCCCCTCGATACGAAATCTGAAGAGGTGCTGGTTTTAGTCGATCGCTCCCAGCGCGACTGGCAAGCAGACAGCTACTTCCTAGCGGCTGAAGATGACCACCTCACCGTCCAGTGGTTCGAAAGCCCCCCTGAGCATCCGCTGTTGGGACGGGTGTTGCTCGCCGTGCGTCCTAAGAAGATCTTGGATGAAGACTACGTCAAAGATCCTTGGCAAATCGACGAGTAGACATCTGCCTGACCTAGGTAGGACAATCTGCCACCTATACACACCGGCAAAGATACAAGGGTGGGCCAGTGCCCACCCTAAACTACAGCTCCTCACCAAGAGACAGCCGCAGGATCGTTGATTTAGCCTTCTCCTAGCACTCGATTCACACAGGTGTCTACGATGGCATCAAACTCCGCCGGGGGCTCCTGCCCTTCGCGGATGTCTTGATCCACTTGTGCAAACTCATCAAAGGTATAGAGAGCCTGAATTTCATCCAGGGTGCAAGCGCAATAGTCACCGGCTTGTTCTGGAGTAGCACCCGCCTGCACAGCCGACGCTTCACAGCTTTCTAAAAAGCTAGATACGGCTTCTGGTGGATAGGTATTGGCGTCACCGCTAGCAACAGGTTCTTCTGGAGCTGCCCCTTCGGTAGTGTCTGGTTCAGGTGTCTCAGCCGTGCTGGTATCTGGTTCAGGATCGACCGCCTCATCATTGGCAGGCTCTTCGGTGGTGACATCAGTATCGGGTGTAGCTGCTTGATCCGTCTCGCCACCACAGGCCGGGGCGATCGCCAGCAAAACACAAGCACCAAGCATGGACAAATACTGTCGAGTAGTCATAATGTTTTTGTTAACCCTATGCAATGAGTCGGACAGAACCTCGCTCACAAAAGCGGGTGCTTAGCTTACTAACTAAGTCAACAACTTCTTATCGTTGAATTAAGCCATACCACATTAGAGTATTTGGGGATAGAAGTGCAAATATCGGCCCTCCTCTAGGTCAAGCGCTCCTGTCCAACGCTCTGCCATCCAGCCCAAACTACCTAGGGCTGAATCTTATAGGGCGATTCAATCGGCTCCGCCTCCCCCTTCAACACGAGGGCTTGATAGACCATACTGATAATTTCCGCTCGGGTTGCAGGACGATCGGGCTCTAGCGCTAAGGTCTCAGGATCACCCACCACCAGCCCGGCCTCCGTGACCGCCGCCACGGAGGGAATCACGGCTTCCGGAATCTGATCGCGATCGCTATAGACGCCTAACACCTCATCGAGCGGTCGGGTCGAAGGTTCAAGCGATAGCCCTCGATTCAGCGATTGAAAAAGTTGAGCACGGGTTAACCCATCCTCTGGATGGAACCGATCCTCCGCATCCCCCGACAAGAAGCCCGATTTCACCGCCATCTCAATGGCATCTAGGGCCCAGTAATCGTCTGGCACATCCACAAAACTTGACGCAACTCGGCGTTCTGGCTGGGGTAGGGCGGCATAGAGCAAGGACGCATAGTCAGCGCGACTCATGGGTTGCTCAGGCTGGAAGGTTTGCCCTGGCAAAGGCTCTACGTAACCTAGCTGCACCATCTGATCGATAAATGGCTTGGCCCAATAGTCATTAGGTACATCGATCAAGGCGATCGCCGCTACTGTAGCTGTTGAAGATGCTGCAGGAACAGCAGACCCTGTAGACCAGTCTTGACGACTCCGCTCAGCCTGCCAATGGGCGATCGCCCCTCCCGCTTGGCTGGGTTGAGGTGTCGTTGACACCCTTGCTGGCGATGGGGGACGTTGCATCATAGCTCTAGGTCGGTCTTCATCCGCCGCCGCTCCAGAGGTCGGGCCAACGACCCTATCTTCAGAAGGCAACACCGCCGGCGAGTCTCCCGGAGCGATCGCACTCCTCCAATCCATTCGTTGTCCTAGCCCAAAAACAGCAATACTACCCATGGCTCCTAGGGCAACGATGACCGCAACCCACTCATCTAATCCACCACGGGCATCGGACGACGGTTTAGATTCGGGAGACATAGGCAACGCTGCTAATCAACGACAGTATTATGGCCCAGATCTGTATGAAATACTAGGGTTCACATCTGGGCCAAGCAACCACGCGCCCCTAAGAACGGGATGCATACTGACGAGATTCCACCGCTGCCGCTAGGGTTTTGAGCATGGTCACGGTTGTATCAAAATCGACACAAGCATCGGTGATGCTCTGCCCATAAACCAATTGACGGCGATCGCTACAGATTTTTTGGCTGCCAGCCACCAGATGGCTTTCGATCATGACACCCATCAGGTGCTTAGAACCAGCCTTCACCTGAGCTGCCACGCTCTCTAGCGCATCCACCTGTCGGCGATAGTCTTTTTGAGAGTTGCCGTGGCTGCAATCCACCATCACATGGGAATTCAGCCCCAGCCCCGCCAGCTTGCCAGCGGCTGTCTCCACATTGGTGACATCGTAGTTGGGGCCCGTACTGCCGCCCCGCAACACGAGATGCCCGTCGGGATTGCCAGTGGTGGCGACGATGCTGGCTAGACCGTCATGATTAATGCCTAAAAAGCGATGGGGCTGACTAGCGGCCAGCATGGCATTGGCGGCAATATGCAAACTGCCGTCAGTACCGTTCTTATAACCAATGGGCATGGAGAGCCCCGAGGCCATCTCCCGGTGGGTTTGGCTTTCGGTGGTACGTGCCCCGATCGCTGTCCAGGAAATCACATCAGCAATATATTGAGGAATAATTGGATCCAGCAGTTCTGTAGCAGATGGTAGACCCAATTCAGCCAGGTCTAGCAGCAGCTTCCGAGCCAAGCGTAATCCTGTATTAATGTCGTAGCTGTCATCTAGGTGAGGATCATTGATCAGACCTTTCCAACCCACGGTGGTGCGAGGCTTTTCAAAATAAACCCGCATCACAATCTCAAGCTGATCCTGTAGCTCAACCCGTAGACGTTCTAGCTTTTGCCCATAGTCGTAGGCTGCCTCTACGTCATGAACCGAGCAAGGCCCAACAATCACTAACATGCGGTGATCTTCGTGGCGCAGAATGTTACGAATGCGATCGCGTGTGGACTCAACGAGTGCAGCAGCCTGGTCGGTAATAGGCTGCTCGTGGTGAATCATCGCCGGGCTGATTAGCGGGCGAGTTTCTACAACATGGAGGTCGTAGGTCTTATGCATAATGTCGTCGGTCGAAATTGCAGAGGGTTCAAACGAAATGACAGGCGGTGGAACCAGATAGTTCTATTGTGGGCGCTTTTGGGGCGGAATCCAACTGAATTCGTCCAACTTTACCCAAACAAAACAATGCCTTTGCAGACTTAAGGGATCGTGCACAATAGCTTTTTAGCGATCGCCCATGATCCACGCGAGCAGGCCCAAAGCAATGACAACCCCGATGGACGTTGGCAGATGAAGGACATCCAACAACCGCAGCGGTAGATATACCAAGACACCCGTGATGCCGAGGGCGATCGAAAACAGGATCATCAGACCAGCTACCATGAGCTACTCCTCATACCCGGTGTCGATATCAATGGTTAAGGTTTCTTCATCAATCCGAATGTAAAGCACATTAGGACGACAGCACACCTGACAATCTTCAATGTAAGACTGTTGATTCCCTCCACTCAAGTCTACAAATGTTAAGTTCATCTCGCCACAGTAGGCACACATATAGTCAGACGTTGTTTGCATAAAGGGTTACAGGTGGAACAATGGCTGGACATCATCAGCCGATCTCTATCTATTGTGGCCCATAGCTGGATCGTCTAGAACCACCGTGGGGCGATCGCGCCTGATCCACCAGGGAATCCGTGGGCAAATCGTGATTGGCCCCTTAGACTTGAATGGATCTAAACTCTATAGCGCTCAGTGGATGATAGTCCCCTGTATTCAGCGTTGCGGCCCTTCTAGGCTTAGGCAGCGATCGCCATTTGGAACTGCTCCACCCCAGCAGATGTCCCCTAGGCAAGCGTCAACTATCCCAGCCCTTGTTTAGATTCGCTTTTACGCTACCGGAGAGGATTTGCGGTCATGTTCGACCTGCTCACCCGTGCCCTGTTGTGGCTGTTAGTTGGAATTGGTCTATGGTACTTATTCAACAACCTCATTCCGAAAAACTACCTCACATGGCTAGGCGGGTTTGTGCTATTCGCGGCTATTTTTCTGGCCTTTCGAGATCCCAATGATCGAATCATTTCGACGGTTTGGACCATTTTATCCTTCCCGCTACGCCCCCTAGGGTTGGCGATTGTGCTGCTGGTGAACGCCGCTAAACGCAAAGAATGGAAAAGCATGGCCGCCCGAGAAGCCTCCATTGCCCTAGCCGTCTTGCTCATCTGTAGCATCCCCGTCTTTCCCTTTTGGTTATCAAGCCAAATGGAAGCATCGATCATGGCAGAGGCCAACCCATCAGAGCTGATTGTTCGCCAAGGCGATACCCCTCTGCCCGTGCGCGGCATCGTTGTCCTTGCCACCCGCATCACCCAAAGCTCCCTTGACCCGGTGCAGCCGATTCGCTACATCAACTCCGATGATCGAATCGGAGCGCCCCTGCGGCAACGCCTCGACCATGCCGCCCAAATCTATGGTCAAGTGATCACGATCCAAAATCCCTTCCCCCAGGTGATCGTCAGCGGGCAAATTGGCAGCGATGCTGAAGCCAACAGCATTCAAAACTTCTTGGTGAGTCTAGGGGTGCGTCCGCGTGACGTTACGGTGGATCGGAGTGGCGCAACGATTTACCGCAGTGCTGTCAACACCAACGAAAGCTTTGGTAATCAATCAGGGGTAGTGATTTTGGTGGCCCCGTCCCTCACGCTGCGCCGAGCCACGGCGACCTTTGCCAAGATCTATCGCCCAGGCGATCGCCTCGTGCGCCCCATTCCGACCGACTTAATCCAATTTCAGCCTAGTTCCGGCAGTATTCCGATTCGGGTGACCGATCTCTTGCCGAGCGTCGAAGCGCTGGCCTTAACAACCTATATTATTGATGAGTATCTCACCTCGATTTACTACTTTTTGCGAGGATGGGCCCAGCTTGATTACCCGCTCAACTATTCCAATTGTTGCGGGCTATAGCAGTTAGGCTACTAGATACGGAATGAGCCCAGAATGCCCATAGGCAACAGCAGAGCATAAGGAACGCACGGAGAGCATGGTCACGTTTTTGTTGGAAGTTGGAACCGAAGAACTACCCGCTAGCTTTGTGGGAGAGGCGCTAGAGCAATGGCGATCGCGGATTCCGGCGAGTCTCAGTGAACAGTTTCTCACCAGCGATCGCATTGAGTTTTACGGCACCCCTCGGCGTCTGTCCATGGTGATTCAAGGGCTCCCAGTTCAACAACCCGATCGCCAAGATGAGATCAAAGGCCCATCAGCCCAAGCCGCCTTTAAGGATGGCCAACCCACTAAGGCACTGCAGGGCTTTGCACGATCGCGGGGAATTTCCATTGACGACGTCGAAATTCGCAGCACAGAGAAAGGCGACTTCGTCTTTGTGCAGCAAACTATTCCCGGGCGGCCAACGGCAGATCTGTTGACCGAGCTGATTCCCAATTGGATTTTGAAGCTAGAAGGACGGCGCTTCATGCGCTGGGGCGATGGTGATCTCCGCTTTCCGCGCCCCATCCGCTGGCTCGTAGCCCTCTTGGATGATGCCGTCCTACCCCTCACCCTCGACAACGCCTCGGAGCATTGCAGCAGCGATCGCCTCTCCCAGGGTCATCGCGTCCTCCATCCAGAACCGGTGGTGATTCCCACCGCAGCCGACTATCTGTCTTGCCTAGAAGCTGCATCCGTGCAGGTAGCGGTGAGCGATCGCCGTCAGGCCATTGAACAGTCGATTCATGATCTCGCCGCATCCCTGGGCGGCACAGCCCTGGTGAATCCTAGCCTCTTAGCTGAAGTGACCGACTTGGTGGAATGGCCCACAGCGATCGCTGGCTCCTTTGATCCAGACTTCTTAGAACTGCCGCCCGAGGTGATTATCACCGAAATGGAAAGCCACCAGCGCTATTTCCCCGTGCTCAAAGCGGCTGGCTCCAGCGACCTGCTGCCCTACTTCATCACCATTTCCAATGGCGATCCCGCCAAGTCGGCAATCATCAGCGCTGGCAACGAGCGAGTGCTGCGGGCCCGTCTGTCAGACGGCAAGTTTTTCTTTGATGCCGATCGCACCCAGCCTCTAGAAGCCTACCTACCACGCCTCGACAGCGTCACCTTCCAAGAAGATCTGGGCTCCGTACGCGAGAAGGTGAACCGAATCACGCACATTGCCGATGCCATTGCCGACCAGCTTGATCTATCCGAGGGCGATCGCGCCGAGGTGCAGCGCAGTGCCCTGCTGTGCAAAGCCGATCTGGTCACCCAGATGGTGGGCGAATTTCCTGAACTGCAAGGCGTCATGGGCTACCACTATGCGATCGCCAGCGGTGAATCGCCCGCCGTGGCCCAGGGCATCATGGAACACTATCGCCCCAAAGGAGCTGGGGATGCATTGCCCACCAGCCTCACCGGCCAGGTCGTGGGCTTAAGCGATCGCCTCGATACCCTCGTCTGCATCTTCGGTCTAGGACTTTTGCCCAGCGGTTCCTCCGATCCTTTTGCTCTGCGGCGAGCCGCCAATGCCATCGTCCATATTACCTGGGGTGCAGAGCTGCCGATTCAGCTCAACAAACTGCTGGAGAAGGTTTCTACTGAATTTGCCGCCAGCTTCCAGCGCGACCATGCCGCTACATTGCTCAGCCAACTGCAAGACTTCTTCCTGCAGCGAGTGCGCACCTTGCTGCAAGACGATTTGGGCATTGACTACGACTTGGTGAACGCCGTCCTGGGCGAAGGGGATGCCGACTATAGCGATCGCGCCTTGAGTAACCTGCTAGATCTCCGCGATCGCGCCCAGTTTCTGCAAACCATCCGCCAAAACCACACCC
The sequence above is a segment of the Candidatus Obscuribacterales bacterium genome. Coding sequences within it:
- a CDS encoding VOC family protein, whose product is MGITILKPLHTAVLVSDLAQAEQFYGDILGLSKVERSLNYPGAWYQLGEYQVHLMVDEQVPNGLHNRQKWGRNRHVAFAVASVDEAAAHLTARGYPVQRSASGRAALFTYDPDGNVVELSELA
- a CDS encoding single-stranded DNA-binding protein, coding for MSLNSVSLVGRVGGDPDVKYFESGSVVCNLTLAVDRRRRNSDDPDWFSLEMWGKTAEVAANYVRKGKLIGITGTLKFDHWTDRATGMPRSRPVIRVDRLELLGSKRDEAAMGGGAGQSYDEF
- a CDS encoding RuBisCO accumulation factor 1, coding for MTSSLPDQPNPSIDGSAPTPEDLQTLITALRRKEGTWVLWGQWCQTLQKAGRSPQQIFEETGFEPAQQNQIIVAAQVYGSMVDVGISPEVQVYFEQRGSDSLYEFRILSQEDRAAAATLVLQRGIDSEGSRDVAKAIKEFSRFSTLPNGFSTKAGDAVAYSYYKLARQQPDLAERSRLIAQALRFADTDDARQQIQELLMEGVQMRSRSAPLISVYRLEEDDELPRVLPVAGRMPLTLDDWKAVPIVEAEGSFRVVPFNGSGAWVALPGWSVVLHADDPVAILAQSDQLPPPLDTKSEEVLVLVDRSQRDWQADSYFLAAEDDHLTVQWFESPPEHPLLGRVLLAVRPKKILDEDYVKDPWQIDE
- a CDS encoding S-layer homology domain-containing protein; the encoded protein is MSPESKPSSDARGGLDEWVAVIVALGAMGSIAVFGLGQRMDWRSAIAPGDSPAVLPSEDRVVGPTSGAAADEDRPRAMMQRPPSPARVSTTPQPSQAGGAIAHWQAERSRQDWSTGSAVPAASSTATVAAIALIDVPNDYWAKPFIDQMVQLGYVEPLPGQTFQPEQPMSRADYASLLYAALPQPERRVASSFVDVPDDYWALDAIEMAVKSGFLSGDAEDRFHPEDGLTRAQLFQSLNRGLSLEPSTRPLDEVLGVYSDRDQIPEAVIPSVAAVTEAGLVVGDPETLALEPDRPATRAEIISMVYQALVLKGEAEPIESPYKIQP
- a CDS encoding 3-deoxy-7-phosphoheptulonate synthase, with the translated sequence MHKTYDLHVVETRPLISPAMIHHEQPITDQAAALVESTRDRIRNILRHEDHRMLVIVGPCSVHDVEAAYDYGQKLERLRVELQDQLEIVMRVYFEKPRTTVGWKGLINDPHLDDSYDINTGLRLARKLLLDLAELGLPSATELLDPIIPQYIADVISWTAIGARTTESQTHREMASGLSMPIGYKNGTDGSLHIAANAMLAASQPHRFLGINHDGLASIVATTGNPDGHLVLRGGSTGPNYDVTNVETAAGKLAGLGLNSHVMVDCSHGNSQKDYRRQVDALESVAAQVKAGSKHLMGVMIESHLVAGSQKICSDRRQLVYGQSITDACVDFDTTVTMLKTLAAAVESRQYASRS
- a CDS encoding CPXCG motif-containing cysteine-rich protein → MQTTSDYMCAYCGEMNLTFVDLSGGNQQSYIEDCQVCCRPNVLYIRIDEETLTIDIDTGYEE
- a CDS encoding YdcF family protein, which codes for MFDLLTRALLWLLVGIGLWYLFNNLIPKNYLTWLGGFVLFAAIFLAFRDPNDRIISTVWTILSFPLRPLGLAIVLLVNAAKRKEWKSMAAREASIALAVLLICSIPVFPFWLSSQMEASIMAEANPSELIVRQGDTPLPVRGIVVLATRITQSSLDPVQPIRYINSDDRIGAPLRQRLDHAAQIYGQVITIQNPFPQVIVSGQIGSDAEANSIQNFLVSLGVRPRDVTVDRSGATIYRSAVNTNESFGNQSGVVILVAPSLTLRRATATFAKIYRPGDRLVRPIPTDLIQFQPSSGSIPIRVTDLLPSVEALALTTYIIDEYLTSIYYFLRGWAQLDYPLNYSNCCGL
- the glyS gene encoding glycine--tRNA ligase subunit beta: MVTFLLEVGTEELPASFVGEALEQWRSRIPASLSEQFLTSDRIEFYGTPRRLSMVIQGLPVQQPDRQDEIKGPSAQAAFKDGQPTKALQGFARSRGISIDDVEIRSTEKGDFVFVQQTIPGRPTADLLTELIPNWILKLEGRRFMRWGDGDLRFPRPIRWLVALLDDAVLPLTLDNASEHCSSDRLSQGHRVLHPEPVVIPTAADYLSCLEAASVQVAVSDRRQAIEQSIHDLAASLGGTALVNPSLLAEVTDLVEWPTAIAGSFDPDFLELPPEVIITEMESHQRYFPVLKAAGSSDLLPYFITISNGDPAKSAIISAGNERVLRARLSDGKFFFDADRTQPLEAYLPRLDSVTFQEDLGSVREKVNRITHIADAIADQLDLSEGDRAEVQRSALLCKADLVTQMVGEFPELQGVMGYHYAIASGESPAVAQGIMEHYRPKGAGDALPTSLTGQVVGLSDRLDTLVCIFGLGLLPSGSSDPFALRRAANAIVHITWGAELPIQLNKLLEKVSTEFAASFQRDHAATLLSQLQDFFLQRVRTLLQDDLGIDYDLVNAVLGEGDADYSDRALSNLLDLRDRAQFLQTIRQNHTLDAIYETVNRAARLAAQGDLDTTSLDPQDWVNPKFFQQPSETAFYEALIALLPTTQSAQAERDYQRLVDALTEIAPVVRDFFDGPTSVLVMDPDASIQQNRLNLLGLLRNHARVLADFGAIIKPA